A stretch of the Arachis stenosperma cultivar V10309 chromosome 6, arast.V10309.gnm1.PFL2, whole genome shotgun sequence genome encodes the following:
- the LOC130933587 gene encoding uncharacterized protein LOC130933587 — protein MPFGLKNAGATYQRLMNKIFHDLIGRTVEVYVDDILAKTMRPDDFLEDLANVFASLRQHGMRLNPLKCAFAMEAGKFLGFMITQRGVEANPEKCQAILQMKSPGCIKDVQRLAGRLTSLSRFLGESATKALPFFNLMKKGMAFEWTPACDEAFRHFKEILAAPPVLGKPKDGEPLYLYLAITGEALATVLVREEGRAQQPVYFISRALQKAELRYSKLEKLALALLTSSRRLKQYFQSHQVVVRTDQEIRQVLQKPDLAGRMMTWSIELSQYDIRYEPRQAIKAQAMADFLVEVTGDPTEKTSTRWKLHVDGASNQTFGGAGIILESPVGVVYEQSIRFEFPISNNQAEYEALIGGLTLAAEVGATRLEICSDSQVVTSQLNGSYQAKDSLLQKYLEKVKNLSQKFEEVTVHHVPRERNTRADLLSKLTSTKPGEGNRSLIQGMTREPAVTLHVSRMGSSWLDPITSFLENGKLPGDEKDAAKLRREAAKYAVIQGQLFKKGLNQPLLKCLHPDQTDYVLREVHEGCCGHHIGGKALARKLIRAGYYWPSMMADSKEFVKKCVKCQENANFHRAPASELSLLTSSRPFSQWGVDLLGPFPVITRFGIPEVVISDNGTQFTDKKFTKFLTGLGIRQRFSSVEHPHTNRQVESANKIILLVLKKRLDNKKGAWADELASVLWSYRTTEQSSTKETPFRLTYGLLLKGVEEAVEKDLIDEARERAHLTEIALKQRMALRYNTKVLKREFEPNDLVLRRNDIGPPTPGAGKLAANWEDPYRIKEAMGKGAFKLERLNGKEVPRTWNANNLRRFYS, from the exons CTCAAATGtgccttcgccatggaagctGGCAAGTTCCTAGGATTtatgataactcagagaggggtagaagctAACCCGGAGAAGTGCCAAGCGATACTCCAGATGAAGAGCCCGGGTTGTATCAAGGACGTCCAAAGGTTGGCGGGGCGGCTGACCTCATTATCCCGGTTTCTCGGGGAATCGGCGACAAAGGCCCTACCATTCtttaacctcatgaagaaagggatggcgTTCGAGTGGACGCCCGCATGTGATGAAGCCTTTCGGCATTTCAAGGAAATCCTGGCGGCTCCACCTGTGCTCGGGAAGCCAAAGGACGGGGAGCCGTTATACCTATACCTCGCCATAACAGGAGAAGCCCTGGCCACAGTTCTGGTGCGGGAAGAAGGAAGGGCTCAACAGCCAGTCTATTTCATAAGCAGAGCCCTGCAAAAGGCAGAGTTAAGGTACAGCAAACTGGAAAAGCTAGCTCTAGCACTCTTGACCTCCTCACGAAGGTTAAAGCAATACTTCCAAAGTCACCAGGTTGTCGTAAGAACGGACCAGGAAATCCGGCAAGTACTTCAAAAACCCGACTTGGCGGGtagaatgatgacttggtccatcgaaCTTTCCCAATACGACATACGATACGAACCCCGACAAGCCATCAAGGCGCAGGCGATGGCAGATTTTCTGGTAGAAGTAACGGGGGATCCAACCGAAAAGACGAgcacacggtggaagctccacgtggacggagcctccaaccagacATTTGGGGGCGCCGGGATCATCCTGGAAAGCCCGGTTGGGGTAGTATACGAGCAGTCGATCAGGTTCGAATTTCCCATCtcgaacaaccaggcagaatacgaagcgcTTATAGGGGGCTTAACCCTAGCAGCGGAAGTCGGAGCAACAAGGCTGGAAATATGCAGCGATTCTCAGGTCGTCACCTCCCAATTAAacgggagctaccaagccaaagactcGTTATTACAAAAGTACTTGGAAAAAGTCAAAAACTTAAGCCAAAAATTTGAGGAGGTCACGGTCCACCACGTTCCtagagaaaggaacacacgggcagaTCTCCTATCAAAGTTGACCAGCACTAAACCGGGAGAAGGCAAccggtctctcatccaaggTATGACGAGAGAGCCAGCGGTCACTTTGCACGTATCAAGGATGGGCTCTTCATGGCTAGACCCTATCACCAGCTTCCTAGAAAATGGCAAACTCCCTGGCGACGAAAAAGATGCGGCGAAACTGAGAAGGGAAGCAGCCAAATACGCGGTCATCCAAGGACAGCTATTCAAGAAAGGACTCAACCAGCCCCTGCTGAAGTGCTTACATCCCGACCAAACGGACtacgtcctcagggaagtccaTGAAGGCTGCTGCGGGCACCACATAGGAGGTAAGGCCCTGGCGAGAAAATTAATTCGAGCCGGATACTATTGGCCGTCAATGATGGCAGACTCCAAGGAGTTCGTAAAAAAATGTGTGAAGTGTCAAGAGAACGCCAATTTCCACAGGGCACCGGCCTCCGAGTTAAGCCTGTTAACGTCCTCCCGGCCATTCTCTCAATGGGGAGTAGACCTTTTGGGACCCTTCCCA gtgataacGCGATTCGGGATTCCAGAagtcgtcatctcggacaacggcACGCAGTTTACCGACAAGAAGTTCACGAAATTCCTCACCGGCCTGGGTATAAGACAGAGGTTCTCCTCGGTAGAGCACCCCCATACAAACAGACAGGTGGAGTCCGCGAACAAGATTATCCTCTTAGTGCTGAAGAAGCGATTGGATAATAAAaagggtgcttgggccgacgaACTAGCCTCGGTCCTCTGGTCTTACCGAACAACCGAACAGTCCTCCACTAAGGAGACTCCTTTCCGACTAACATATGGGTTACTTTTGAAAGGAGTGGAGGAAGCCGTGGAAAAGGACCTGATAGATGAAGCCAGAGAAAGGGCCCATTTGACAGAGATAGCGCTAAAACAAAGAATGGCCCTAcgctacaacaccaaagtgctcaaaAGGGAATTCGAGCCGAACGATCTCGTCCTGAGGCGAAACGACATCGGCCCACCGACCCCTGGAGCGGGCAAATTGGCGGCAAACTGGGAAGACCCCTATAGAATCAAAGAAGCGATGGGTAAAGGCGCTTTCAAGTTAGAAAGGCTAAATGGTAAGGAAGTCCCAAGAACATGGAACGCGAACAACTTGAGAAGGTTCTACTCCTGA